A genomic region of Pyrus communis chromosome 14, drPyrComm1.1, whole genome shotgun sequence contains the following coding sequences:
- the LOC137715743 gene encoding probable LRR receptor-like serine/threonine-protein kinase At3g47570 — protein MLSMIHCLCYINMMIMANYLTTGASAISHTNFNTDQSALLTLKAHITSDPQNILTANWSSASNFDICNWVGVSCGAGHHRVTALNLSHMGLDGVIPPHLGNLSFLVELGLKNNSFHGPLPQELSRLRRLKAINFGNNSFMGTIPSWFGSFPKLQTIKLYGNGFSGFIPAAIFNLSGLEIINLSKNQLSGSIPREIGNLTMVKGIYLDDNKFEELPNEMSSLGQLEELYVQSNALKGSALVPVLNISSLTTLALYGNNMSGNLPDNICEHLPSIRIFNLGRNQFDDLIPSKLWQCKELRELKLGYNNFRGSIPKSLGNLTYLTKIYLGNNNLTGTIPDEIGDLPQLEILGLLFNNLNGVIPSKLFNNSMIRVIGLSFNQLSGSLPANIGLNVPNLEFLGVARNNLVGGLLPNLSNASKLKVLDMDTNSFTGFLPSTLCSLKNLQVLNLHSNNLTIDASTPQAASTLSCLFNLRNLTRLSLKDNPLNTMIPASHRNLSTSLLYLGLRNSNIRGNIPIDIGNLISLSLGNNQLRGAIPTSIQRLQNLQGLYLHNNELRGHIPDELCQLDNLAELSLGGNRLSGSIPSCLVPSSLWELKYILHLNLSSNYLVGPLSEDIGKLKDVLNMDLSNNHFSGNIPSSIGGLQNMVNLSLANNYLEGPIPNSFKTLLSLEFLDLSKNNLSGVIPKSLEALSHLMHLNLSFNKLQGEIPTGGPFGNFSADSFVSNGALCGASRLHVPLCKYKTQVKSNWRKAKYIISGVMSVILLAAAALIMIICKKRNVEVVGETASLHQVLWRRVSSLELVKATNGFHETNLLGTGGFGSVYRGALSDGIDIAVKVFNLQLEGAFKSFDKECEMLSNIRHRNLIKIISCCDELDFKALILQLMPNGSLEKWLYSPNRSMNILQRLDIMKDVALALEYLHHGYSIPIVHCDVKPSNILLDDDMVAHIADFGIARLVSGGDSMTETMTLATVGYMAPGDFGIEGSILMSGDVYSFGIVLIETFTKRKPTDEMFVGEMNLKQWIADSLFLDVAIDEVVDADILGTEEDGDFVSRGDCLSSVMRLALACTAALARERINMKDATITLTKIKTRYLKDCEGVNS, from the exons ATGTTGTCAATGATACACTGCTTGTGTTATATCAATATGATGATTATGGCTAATTACTTAACTACAGGTGCATCAGCAATatctcataccaatttcaacaCAGATCAGTCTGCGCTTCTTACTCTCAAGGCTCACATCACTAGTGATCCTCAAAACATCTTGACCGCCAACTGGTCGTCTGCCTCCAATTTCGACATTTGCAACTGGGTTGGCGTTAGCTGTGGTGCTGGCCACCACAGAGTCACGGCGTTAAATCTCTCGCACATGGGTCTTGACGGAGTTATTCCTCCGCATCTAGGCAACCTCTCATTTCTCGTTGAGTTGGGCCTTAAGAATAATAGCTTTCATGGTCCCCTACCGCAAGAACTATCTCGTTTGCGCCGGTTGAAAGCGATTAACTTTGGAAACAACAGCTTTATGGGAACCATTCCTTCGTGGTTTGGGTCCTTTCCTAAACTTCAAACCATCAAATTGTACGGTAATGGCTTCTCTGGTTTCATACCCGCTGCTATCTTCAACTTATCTGGACTCGAAATAATTAATCTGAGCAAGAACCAACTATCAG GTAGCATACCCAGAGAAATCGGCAACTTAACAATGGTGAAGGGCATATACCTTGACGACAACAAGTTCgaag aacttccaaatgagatgAGCAGTTTAGGCCAGCTGGAGGAGTTGTATGTGCAGTCCAATGCCCTAAAAGGCTCTGCTCTTGTGCCTGTCCTCAACATATCTTCTTTGACTACTTTGGCTCTATATGGAAACAACATGAGTGGCAATCTTCCGGACAATATATGTGAGCATCTTCCGAGTATTCGAATATTTAATTTGGGTCGAAACCAGTTTGACGATCTTATTCCCTCCAAACTGTGGCAATGCAAAGAGCTTCGTGAACTGAAATTAGGGTATAACAATTTCCGTGGAAGCATACCCAAAAGTCTTGGCAATTTGACCTACTTAACCAAGATTTATCTTGGTAACAATAATTTAACAG GTACAATACCGGATGAGATTGGTGATCTTCCGCAATTAGAGATTTTGGGACTGTTATTTAATAATCTCAATGGCGTCATCCCATCCAAACTCTTCAATAACTCCATGATAAGAGTGATAGGGCTTTCTTTTAATCAGCTCTCAGGTAGTCTCCCAGCAAACATAGGTCTTAACGTTCCAAACCTAGAATTCCTTGGAGTAGCAAGAAATAACCTCGTGGGCGGACTACTCCCTAACCTCTCTAATGCTTCCAAGCTCAAGGTGCTAGACATGGACACAAACTCATTTACCGGGTTTCTTCCTAGCACGCTCTGTTCCTTGAAAAACCTCCAGGTTCTTAACTTGCACTCGAATAATTTGACAATTGATGCTTCTACTCCACAAGCAGCAAGCACTCTCTCTTGCTTGTTTAATCTTAGAAATTTGACAAGATTATCCTTAAAAGACAATCCACTAAACACTATGATTCCAGCTTCTCACAGGAATCTTTCTACGTCACTCCTATATCTTGGTTTAAGAAATTCCAACATCAGGGGTAACATTCCAATTGATATTGGCAACTTGATATCATTAAGCCTGGGAAACAATCAATTGAGGGGAGCAATTCCAACTTCAATACAAAGGCTACAAAATCTCCAAGGTTTGTATTTGCATAATAACGAACTGCGAGGACATATCCCAGATGAACTCTGTCAACTAGACAACCTAGCCGAGTTAAGTTTGGGTGGTAATCGTCTATCTGGTTCTATTCCTTCCTGCTTGG TACCATCTTCCTTGTGGGAACTCAAGTATATATTGCACCTAAACTTGTCATCCAATTATCTAGTTGGACCACTCTCGGAAGACATCGGAAAGTTGAAAGATGTGCTGAATATGGACTTGTCAAATAACCATTTCTCCGGAAACATTCCTAGTAGCATTGGTGGTCTTCAAAATATGGTTAATCTATCCTTGGCAAACAATTATTTAGAAGGCCCTATTCCCAATTCATTTAAAACCTTGCTAAGCCTAGAATTCTTGGATTTGTCCAAAAACAATCTATCTGGAGTGATCCCAAAGTCATTGGAAGCACTCTCGCATCTCATGCATTTGAATTTGTCTTTCAACAAACTCCAAGGAGAAATTCCAACTGGCGGGCCATTCGGAAACTTCTCTGCTGATTCATTTGTATCAAACGGTGCGCTCTGTGGTGCTTCCCGACTCCACGTTCCATTGTGCAAATATAAAACACAAGTTAAGTCAAATTGGAGGAAAGCTAAATATATCATCTCAGGGGTCATGTCAGTAATACTCCTAGCGGCTGCTGCATTGATTATGATAATATGCAAGAAAAGGAATGTCGAAGTTGTTGGAGAAACTGCCTCGCTACATCAAGTTCTTTGGAGAAGAGTTTCAAGCCTAGAACTTGTAAAGGCGACAAATGGATTTCATGAGACTAACTTACTTGGCACAGGGGGTTTTGGCTCAGTGTACAGAGGAGCACTTTCAGATGGGATAGATATCGCCGTCAAGGTTTTCAATTTACAGCTAGAAGGGGCATTCAAGAGTTTTGATAAGGAATGTGAAATGCTAAGCAATATCCGTCATCGGAATCTTATTAAAATCATAAGTTGCTGTGACGAACTTGATTTCAAGGCCCTGATACTTCAATTGATGCCTAATGGAAGCCTCGAAAAGTGGTTGTATTCTCCAAACCGCTCCATGAATATCCTGCAGAGGTTGGACATAATGAAAGATGTTGCATTGGCACTAGAATATCTTCATCATGGTTACTCGATACCTATCGTTCATTGTGATGTGAAACCAAGCAATATACTACTAGATGATGATATGGTTGCACATATTGCTGATTTTGGCATTGCAAGACTCGTCAGCGGTGGAGATTCAATGACGGAAACCATGACCCTAGCCACAGTTGGATATATGGCTCCAGGTGAt TTCGGGATCGAAGGAAGCATTTTGATGAGTGGGGATGTGTATAGTTTTGGTATTGTTCTCATAGAGACATTCACAAAAAGGAAGCCAACGGATGAGATGTTTGTTGGGGAAATGAATTTAAAGCAATGGATTGCAGATTCATTATTTCTAGATGTTGCTATAGATGAAGTTGTGGATGCCGATATACTTGGGACAGAGGAAGATGGTGATTTCGTGAGCAGGGGGGATTGCTTATCATCTGTTATGAGATTAGCTTTAGCTTGCACTGCAGCATTGGCGAGAGAGAGAATTAACATGAAAGATGCTACAATCACACTCACCAAAATCAAGACTAGGTATTTGAAGGACTGTGAAGGAGTGAACTCTTAG
- the LOC137714456 gene encoding uncharacterized protein, protein MRIWLERVLVAIDGKIAGSFAVTDPVKPEAARVISYLHLMNITSIMVIADNWAAGAAMAKEGGIVLPTFSHKLLKKLVMKMLFKFASTLVMLRRFKELKEGLQQMVISPNWALYKEDDLVKAMMVKQKILDEDFWEKIDYILFFTAPIYEVIRMADTDKPCLHLVYEWWDAMIEKVKAAIYRNERKALHEKNSFFDTVYRILWERWTKSSTTLHCLAHSLNPRYYSSEWLQEDPSRLAPHRDVELTIERKKCFERYFSNEEIGRNINVEYASFSMCLNDFGAIDSMNNRFHLEPEMWWIVHGASTPNLQSIALKLLGQPCSSSCCERNWSTYSFIHSLRRNKITPQRVEDLVFVHNNLRLLSRNSSTYKEGITQLWDVGGDGFENLGEESVGMLEIANLSLDEPSLETTLVTRGDIMNVEVE, encoded by the exons ATGAGAATCTGGCTCGAACGTGTGTTGGTTGCCATTGATGGAAAGATTGCTGGGTCATTTGCTGTAACTGATCCAGTGAAGCCAGAGGCTGCAAGAGTCATCTCTTATCTTCACTTGATGAACATTACAAGCATCATGGTTATTGCTGATAACTGGGCTGCAGGAGCAGCCATGGCAAAGGAGGGTGGCATTGTATTGCCAACTTTCTCACATAAGCTATTAAAGAAATTGGTCATGAAAATGTTGTTCAA aTTTGCTTCCACACTTGTGATGCTTAGAAGATTTAAGGAACTAAAGGAAGGTTTACAACAAATGGTGATTAGCCCGAATTGGGCTTTGTACAAAGAAGATGATTTGGTTAAAGCAATGATGGTGAAGCAAAAGATATTGGATGAGGATTTTTGGGAGAAGATTGATTATATTCTTTTCTTTACAGCTCCAATATATGAGGTTATTAGAATGGCTGACACAGATAAACCTTGTCTTCACTTGGTGTATGAGTGGTGGGATGCTATGATTGAAAAGGTGAAAGCTGCTATATACAGGAATGAGCGAAAGGCATTACATGAAAAAAACAGCTTTTTTGATACGGTGTATCGCATTTTATGGGAGCGATGGACTAAAAGTAGCACAACTCTTCATTGTTTGGcacattcattaaatccaag gtATTATAGTTCAGAATGGCTCCAAGAAGACCCTAGTCGTCTTGCTCCACACCGAGATGTTGAACTTACAATTGAAAGGAAAAAGTGCTTTGAGAGATACTTTTCCAATGAGGAAATTGGAAGAAATATCAATGTGGAGTATGCCTCTTTCTCTATGTGCTTGAATGACTTTGGAGCTATTGATTCTATGAATAATAGATTTCATTTGGAACCAGAGATGTGGTGGATAGTCCATGGAGCTTCTACACCTAATCTCCAATCCATAGCGTTGAAGCTACTTGGACaaccttgttcctcctcttgttGTGAAAGAAATTGGAGCACTTATAGTTTTATTCACTCTTTAAGAAGGAACAAGATTACACCACAAAGAGTTGAGGATTTGGTATTTGTGCATAATAATCTTCGTCTTTTATCAAGGAATAGCTCAACCTACAAGGAAGGTATTACTCAATTGTGGGATGTTGGAGGAGATGGCTTTGAAAACTTGGGTGAAGAAAGTGTCGGGATGCTTGAAATAGCTAACCTTTCACTTGATGAACCGTCATTGGAGACTACTTTAGTTACTAGAGGAGACATCATGAATGTGGAAGTTGAATGa
- the LOC137714455 gene encoding vegetative cell wall protein gp1-like, translating into MRYETIVTLIVEQHPHKAAASATLSCFFSDHFSSPATPPASPPSPPTQSPPSPSPKTSPPTSPPTPTPSAATPLTVSPASPPTSVSPAKSPSKSASPPAQSPAPPTPTVASPAKTPVSAPKKSPVGASPVAEGPEIAATPSLPVGIPLSVPIKR; encoded by the exons atgaggtatgaaactatcGTGAccctaatagttgag CAACACCCCCACAAAGCCGCCGCCTCCGCAACCCTCTCCTGCTTCTTCTCCGACCACTTCTCTTCTCCTGCAACTCCTCCGGCATCCCCTCCGAGCCCTCCGACTCAGTCGCCTCCTTCGCCTTCTCCCAAGACCTCTCCGCCAACTTCCCCGCCGACCCCAACTCCTTCGGCGGCGACCCCACTCACCGTCTCTCCGGCGTCCCCTCCCACATCGGTTTCTCCAGCGAAGAGCCCGTCCAAGAGTGCGTCTCCACCGGCTCAATCACCGGCGCCCCCTACGCCCACTGTTGCCTCTCCGGCTAAAACTCCGGTGAGCGCTCCTAAGAAAAGTCCAGTCGGTGCTTCGCCAGTTGCAGAGGGTCCTGAGATTGCAGCGACCCCATCGTTACCAGTGGGCATTCCTTTGAGTGTTCCCATCAAGCGGTAG